The following proteins are co-located in the Accipiter gentilis unplaced genomic scaffold, bAccGen1.1, whole genome shotgun sequence genome:
- the LOC126037276 gene encoding uncharacterized protein LOC126037276, with translation MANVNPMANVNPMANVGATTMANVNPTVNVNPMANVGATTMANVNTVANVNPMANVNPVANVGPTPRPTSTPWPTLGHHHGQRQHRGQRWANPMANIIPMANVGPPPWPMSTPWPTSTPWPTLGQPHGQRQHRGQRWVTTTANITTMANVDTVANVNPTANVAATTMANVNPMANVNPAANVVNSTANIINPTTNIGATTMANVIPMANVNPTANVGATTMANVNTVANVNPMANIEPTPWPTSTPRPTSTPRPTLGQPRGQHQPHGQRQPHGQRWGHHHGQRQPHGQHHPHHQCWGHHHGQHQPCGQRHQPHGQRQHRGQRQPHGQRCGHHHGQCQPHGQRWANPMANVINPTANVNPTTNVGATTMANVIPMANVNPTANVNPHRQRWGHHHGQRQPRGQRWGRHHGQCHSHGQRRHHVQRPPPPFPPKMADHAIMATPTVGVSFTTLGVASSTTATGTTATVMFSTSTATPTAAMFSTPATSVSSSSMMFSTATPAATPTVSTSMFSTATPTTATPTVSTSTMFSTSTPSSSMFSAATPTASTSTAMFSTLISTSTTPTTPISSSSSPPPRPPHPLPRPPSCPPRPFPHPPSSPPPCPPRPLPRPPSCPPRPFPCPPSSPPPRPFPRPPSSPPPRPPRPLPRPPSCPPQPFPRPPSSPPPRPPRPFPRSPSSPPPRPFPRPPSSPPRPPHPFPHPP, from the exons ATGGCCAACGTCAACCCCATGGCCAACGTCAACCCCATGGCCAACGTCGGGGCCACCACCATGGCCAACGTCAACCCCACGGTCAACGTCAACCCCATGGCCAACGTTGG GGCCACCACCATGGCCAACGTCAACACCGTGGCTAACGTCAACCCCATGGCCAACGTCAACCCTGTGGCCAACGTTGGGCCAACCCCACGGCCAACGTCAACACCGTGGCCAACGTTGGGTCACCACCATGGCCAACGTCAACACCGTGGCCAACGTTGGGCCAACCCCATGGCCAACATCATCCCCATGGCCAATGTTGGGCCACCACCATGGCCAATGTCAACACCGTGGCCAACGTCAACCCCATGGCCAACGTTGGGCCAACCCCACGGCCAACGTCAACACCGTGGCCAACGTTGGGTCACCACCACGGCCAACATCACCACCATGGCCAATGTCGACACCGTGGCCAACGTCAACCCCACGGCCAACGTTGCGGCCACCACCATGGCCAATGTCAACCCCATGGCCAACGTCAACCCTGCGGCCAACGTTGTCAACTCCACGGCCAACATCATCAACCCCACGACCAACATTGGGGCCACCACCATGGCCAACGTCATCCCCATGGCCAACGTCAACCCCACGGCCAACGTTGGGGCCACCACCATGGCCAATGTCAACACCGTGGCCAACGTCAACCCCATGGCCAACATTGAGCCAACCCCATGGCCAACGTCAACCCCGCGGCCAACGTCAACCCCGCGGCCAACGTTGGGCCAACCCCGTGGCCAACATCAACCCCACGGTCAACGTCAACCCCATGGCCAACGTTGGGGCCACCACCATGGCCAACGTCAACCCCACGGCCAACATCATCCCCATCACCAATGTTGGGGCCACCACCATGGCCAACATCAACCCTGTGGCCAACGTCATCAACCCCATGGCCAACGTCAACACCGTGGCCAACGTCAACCCCACGGCCAACGTTGTGGCCACCACCATGGCCAATGTCAACCCCATGGCCAACGTTGGGCCAACCCCATGGCCAACGTCATCAACCCTACGGCCAACGTCAACCCCACGACCAACGTTGGGGCCACCACCATGGCCAACGTCATCCCCATGGCCAACGTCAATCCCACGGCCAACGTCAATCCCCATCGCCAACGTTGGGGCCACCACCA CGGCCAACGTCAACCCCGCGGTCAACGTTGGGGCCGCCACCATGGCCAATGTCATTCCCACGGCCAACGTCGCCACCACGTCCAACGTCCCCCCCCTCCATTCCCCCCCAAGATGGCCGACCACGCCATCATGGCCACGCCCACTGTAGGTGTGTCCTTCACCACCTTGGGCGTGGCCTCCTCCACCACGGCCACCGGTACCACGGCCACCGTCATGTTCTCCACCTCCACCGCCACGCCCACCGCCGCCATGTTCTCCACACCCGCCACCTCCGTTTCCTCATCCTCCATGATGTTCTCCACCGCCACACCCGCCGCCACGCCCACCGTTTCCACATCCATGTTCTCCACCGCCACACCCACCACCGCCACGCCCACCGTTTCCACATCCACCATGTTCTCCACCTCCACTCCCTCGTCCTCCATGTTCTCCGCTGCCACACCCACCGCTTCCACGTCCACCGCCATGTTCTCCACCTTAATTTCCACGTCCACCACACCCACCACGCCCATTTCCTCATCATCTTCTCCACCACCACGCCCACCACACCCACTTCCTCGTCCTCCATCTTGTCCACCACGGCCATTTCCTCATCCTCCATCTTCTCCACCGCCATGCCCACCACGCCCACTTCCTCGTCCTCCATCTTGTCCACCACGGCCATTTCCTTGTCCTCCATCTTCTCCACCGCCACGCCCATTTCCTCGtcctccatcttctccaccacCACGCCCACCACGCCCACTTCCTCGTCCTCCATCTTGTCCACCACAGCCATTTCCTCGtcctccatcttctccaccacCACGCCCACCACGCCCATTTCCTCgttctccatcttctccaccgCCACGCCCATTTCCTCGTCCTCCATCTTCTCCGCCACGCCCACCACACCCATTTCCTCATCCTCCATGA
- the LOC126037269 gene encoding uncharacterized protein LOC126037269, translated as MAGHAHPTLGHAPPSPEATPPRQAPPPPQYPQSLPVPSSARTPPPTILCGPPSPPPIPSCLGGGGGAGLPTIPCGPSTPPTLTRVGGGKTKKNPKKKAPGRHGDRPPPGEEAPPSDPIEVEVKFAVGPGTEAALAALGAVGLPHGAPFRDCYFDGPAAPLGRADVWLRHRQGQGWQIKLPHGDPRLPHGDPRPPHGDTHQPHGDRQLPHGDTHQPHGDPHDPRPPHGDPRPPHGTPHQPHGDPRLPHGASETDRPDAEAAREPPETAGSRPLLPHSRWETPRRPPRAPHSTPKPHSGAEPPHSDLHLPHSDLNLPPSSPKLPHSDLSLPHSTPKPHSSPDLPHSDLHLPHSDLNLPHNDLNLTHSSPDLPHSDLDLPHSSPKLPHSDLHLPHSNLDLPHSTPKPHSSPDLPHSDLHLPHNNLNLPHSSPKLPHSDLSLPHNNLSLPHSTPKPHSSPDLPHSDLNLPPSSPKLPHSNLDLPHGGLHLPHSDLNLPPSSPKLPHSDLDLPHGGLHLPHSDLNLPHNDLNLPHSSPKLPHSDLDLPHSDLHLPPSSPDPPRRPPKAPRTPSAPPSAVTAYREVWGDAGVLAELRRIFGVSTPWRGVGEGLGPPGAAPHGVLRHPPAQRPPRGAAGGAG; from the exons ATGGCAGGCCACGCCCACCCCACCCTGGGACACGCCCCTCCCTCCCCAGAGGCCACGCCCCCTCGGCaggccccacccccaccccagtatccccagtcGCTCCCAGTGCCCAGCTCTGCCCGGACTCCACCTCCCACAATCCTTTGcggccctccctcccctcccccaatcCCATcatgccttggggggggggggggggcgggtcttCCCACAATCCCTTGcggcccctccaccccccccacactGACCCgagtgggggggggaaaaaccaaaaaaaaccccaaaaaaaagGCTCCGGGTCGCCATGGAGACCGGCCCCCCCCCGGGGAGGAAG cccccccgtcCGACCCCATCGAGGTGGAGGTGAAATTCGCCGTGGGGCCGGGGACGGAGGCGGCGCTGGCGGCCCTGGGcgccgtggggctgccccacggCGCCCCGTTCCGCGACTGCTACTTCGACGGCCCCGCGGCCCCCCTGGGCCGCGCCGACGTCTGGCTGCGGCACCGCCAGGGCCAGGGCTGGCAGATCAAGCTGCCCCACGGCgacccacggctgccccacggcgACCCACGGCCGCCCCACGGCGACACGCACCAGCCCCACGGCGACCGACAGCTGCCCCACGGCGACACGCACCAGCCCCACGGCGACCCGCAtgacccacggccaccccacggCGACCCACGCCCACCCCACGGCACCCCGCACCAGCCCCACGGCgacccacggctgccccacggcgCCAGCGAGACTGACCGTCCAGATGCTGAAGCCGCCCGGGAACCCCCCGAAACGGCCGGGAGCCGCCCCCTGCTGCCCCATAGCAGATGGGAGACCCCCAGGAGACCCCCCAGAGCGCCCCAtagcacccccaaaccccatagCGGAGCTGAGCCGCCCCACAGCGACCTCCATCTGCCCCATAGCGACCTCAATTTGCCCCCTAGCAGCCCCAAACTGCCCCATAGTGACCTCAGTCTGCCCCAtagcacccccaaaccccatagCAGCCCTGACCTGCCCCATAGCGACCTCCATCTGCCCCATAGCGATCTCAATCTGCCCCATAACGACCTCAATTTGACCCATAGCAGCCCCGATCTGCCCCATAGCGACCTCGATCTGCCCCATAGCAGCCCCAAACTGCCCCATAGTGACCTCCACCTGCCCCATAGCAACCTCGATCTGCCCCAtagcacccccaaaccccatagCAGCCCTGACCTGCCCCATAGCGACCTCCATCTGCCCCATAACAACCTCAATTTGCCCCATAGCAGCCCCAAACTGCCCCATAGCGATCTCAGTCTGCCCCATAACAACCTCAGtctgccccatagcaccccaaaaccccatagCAGCCCTGACCTGCCCCATAGCGACCTCAATTTGCCCCCTAGCAGCCCCAAACTGCCCCATAGCAACCTCGATCTGCCCCATGGTGGCCTCCACCTGCCCCATAGCGACCTCAATTTGCCCCCTAGCAGCCCCAAACTGCCCCATAGCGACCTCGATCTGCCCCATGGTGGCCTCCACCTGCCCCATAGCGACCTCAATCTGCCCCATAACGACCTCAATCTGCCCCATAGCAGCCCCAAACTGCCCCATAGCGACCTCGATCTGCCCCATAGCGACCTCCAcctgccccccagcagccccgATCCTCCCCGTCGCCCCCCCAAAGCTCCCCGTACCCCCTCGGCGCCCCCCAGCGCCGTCACGGCGTACCGGGAGGTGTGGGGCGACGCGGGGGTCCTGGCGGAGCTGAGGCGTATTTTTGGGGTGTCGACGCcgtggcggggggtgggggagggccTTGGGCCCCCTGGGGCTGCGCCCCACGGCGTCCTTCGTCACCCGCCGGCGCAGCGCCCGCCTCGGGGGGCTGCGGGTGGAGCTGGATGA
- the LOC126037274 gene encoding uncharacterized protein LOC126037274, with product MMDPIRAAILGHQHGRPHQGGHLGVLGGHLGVLGSHLGVSGGHLGVFGGHLGVLGGHLGVLGGHIGSPTWWTPSGRPSWGIWRPSWGVGQPSWGIWWPPWSIWWPSWVTNLADPIRAAILEYLAAILGCWQPSCGIWWPSWSIWQTSWGAWRPSWGTRRPCWVTNMVDPIRAAILGYLAAILGCWAAILGYLVATLEYLVAILGHQLGRPHQGGHLGVFGGHLGVLAAILRYLVAILEYLADILGCLAAILGYSEAMLGHQHGGPHQGGHLGVFGGHLGVLGSHLGVSGGHLGVSGGHLGSPTWPTPSGRPSWSIWRPSWGVGSHLAVFGGHLGVFGRHLGVLGGHLGVLGGHVGSPTWWTPSGRPSWGIWRPSWGVGQPSWGIWWPPWSIWWPSWVTNLADPIRAAILEYLAAILGCWQPSCGIWWPSWSIWQTSWGAWRPSWGTRRPCWVTNMVDPIRAAILGYLAAILGCWAAI from the coding sequence ATGATGGACCCCATCAGAGCGGCCATCTTGGGTCATCAACATGGCCGACCACatcagggcggccatcttggagtacttggcggccatcttggggtgtTGGGCAGCCATCTTGGGGTATCTGGTGGCCACCTTGGAGTATTTGGTGGTCATCTTGGGGTGCTTGGCGGCCATCTTGGTGTACTTGGAGGCCATATTGGGTCACCAACATGGTGGACCCCatcagggcggccatcttggggtatttggcggccatcttggggtgtTGGGCAGCCATCTTGGGGTATCTGGTGGCCACCTTGGAGTATCTGGTGGCCATCTTGGGTCACCAACTTGGCCGACCCCatcagggcggccatcttggagtatttggcggccatcttggggtgtTGGCAGCCATCTTGCGGTATTTGGTGGCCATCTTGGAGTATTTGGCAGACATCTTGGGGTGcttggcggccatcttggggtaCTCGGAGGCCATGTTGGGTCACCAACATGGTGGACCCCatcagggcggccatcttggggtatttggcggccatcttggggtgtTGGGCAGCCATCTTGGGGTATCTGGTGGCCACCTTGGAGTATCTGGTGGCCATCTTGGGTCACCAACTTGGCCGACCCCatcagggcggccatcttggagtatttggcggccatcttggggtgtTGGCAGCCATCTTGCGGTATTTGGTGGCCATCTTGGAGTATTTGGCAGACATCTTGGGGTGcttggcggccatcttggggtaCTCGGAGGCCATGTTGGGTCACCAACATGGTGGACCCCatcagggcggccatcttggggtatttggcggccatcttggggtgtTGGGCAGCCATCTTGGGGTATCTGGTGGCCACCTTGGAGTATCTGGTGGCCATCTTGGGTCACCAACTTGGCCGACCCCatcagggcggccatcttggagtatttggcggccatcttggggtgtTGGCAGCCATCTTGCGGTATTTGGTGGCCATCTTGGAGTATTTGGCAGACATCTTGGGGTGcttggcggccatcttggggtaCTCGGAGGCCATGTTGGGTCACCAACATGGTGGACCCCatcagggcggccatcttggggtatttggcggccatcttggggtgtTGGGCAGCCATCTTGGGGTATCTGGTGGCCACCTTGGAGTATCTGGTGGCCATCTTGGGTCACCAACTTGGCCGACCCCatcagggcggccatcttggagtatttggcggccatcttggggtgtTGGCAGCCATCTTGCGGTATTTGGTGGCCATCTTGGAGTATTTGGCAGACATCTTGGGGTGcttggcggccatcttggggtaCTCGGAGGCCATGTTGGGTCACCAACATGGTGGACCCCatcagggcggccatcttggggtatttggcggccatcttggggtgtTGGGCGGCCATCTAG